Part of the Spartinivicinus poritis genome is shown below.
GTTTGCGTTTGCGTTTGCGTTTGCGTTTGCGTTTGCGTTTGCGTTTGCGTTTGCGTTTGCGTTTGCGTTTGCGTTTGTGCTTGTTATTGCTATCTCCTGCTCTTGACTACTTAAATTAAGAGCAACCATTAATTGTTGATGTTCATTTTCCCGAGTAAAAAGCAGGGTATCTTGCGGGGAAGGTAAAAACTGAATAGTTCCAGTTACTAAAGCTGGTTGCTGTTTACGCCATGCCAGTAAGCTTCGATAAATTGACAGAAGCGAGTCAGGATCATTTATCTGTCCATCAACGGATTTTATATAATGCTCTGCTGGAACAGGCAGCCAAGGCTTCACTTGAGAGAATCCTGCATTCATTTGATCTTGTTGCCAAGGCATTGGGGTTCTACAGCCATCTCTACCTTTAAACTCAGGCCAGAAGTTAATGCCGTAAGGGTCTTGTAAATCTTCAAAAGAGAGTTCTGCTTCAGTTAACCCCAGTTCCTCACCTTGGTAAATACAAATACTGCCGCGTAATGACATTAATAATGTAAGATAAAGCTTTGCTTGGCTGGCTTCATCTTGTTGTTTGGACCAACGGCTGAGCACCCGAGTGACATCATGATTACCTATTGACCAACAAGGCCAGCCATCGGTAATTTCAGTTTCTAAACTTTCAACGGTATGACGAATAAACGCTGCGCTATACTGCTCGGTTAATAAGTCGAAGGAGTAGGCCATATGTAATTTATCGTTACCGGATGTATAAGCTGCCATGGTTTTTAGGGAGTGATCACAGCCAATTTCACCGACAGTCGTTGTATTCGGGTAGCGATTTAATAAAGCTCTGAGTTTTTTTAGAAATTCAATATTTTCGGGACGCGATTTATCATAAATATGTTGTTGGTAAGCATAAGGATTATCAGGTCTAACACCAATGCTGGCAGATTGAATCCTGGGGTTGGCAGGATTATCTGTTAAATTAGCATCATGAAAGTAAAAGTTGGCGGTATCTAACCGAAAACCATCAACACC
Proteins encoded:
- a CDS encoding alpha-glucosidase, producing MQSQQEWWRGGVIYQVYPRSFFDSNQDGIGDLAGITQKIDYIASLNVDAIWLSPFFTSPMKDFGYDIANYRDVDPIFGTLDDFDQLLKTAHSHCLKVIIDQVMSHTSDQHPWFKESRRSIDNTKADWYVWADPKPDGSPPNNWLSIFGGSAWAWDSRRRQYYLHNFLASQPDLNFHNPQVVDQVLADAEFWLKRGVDGFRLDTANFYFHDANLTDNPANPRIQSASIGVRPDNPYAYQQHIYDKSRPENIEFLKKLRALLNRYPNTTTVGEIGCDHSLKTMAAYTSGNDKLHMAYSFDLLTEQYSAAFIRHTVESLETEITDGWPCWSIGNHDVTRVLSRWSKQQDEASQAKLYLTLLMSLRGSICIYQGEELGLTEAELSFEDLQDPYGINFWPEFKGRDGCRTPMPWQQDQMNAGFSQVKPWLPVPAEHYIKSVDGQINDPDSLLSIYRSLLAWRKQQPALVTGTIQFLPSPQDTLLFTRENEHQQLMVALNLSSQEQEIAITSTNANANANANANANANANANANANAN